In the Candidatus Bathyarchaeia archaeon genome, CACCGTTTTCCACTACTACATTTTTCCCCTCTCAAAAATCGTCATGGGCATCGGCATACTGCTAGTCATTTTCGGGTGGAAACAAATCTACGAAGCCAAAGGCAACCACTTGGTAACAACAGGGCTTTACGCTTACACCCGCAACCCCCAATACATAGGGTTTCTGCTCATCACGCTCGGCTTAAACATTCAATGGCTTACCATAATCACGTTCTTGCTCTGGCCCGCGCTGGTTCTGTTGTATTATCGACTGGCAAAGACTGAGGAAAAAGAAATTGAAGCAAAATTCGGCGACGAATTCCGAAAATACAAACAAGAAGTCCCCCGCTTCCTACCCCGCATACCCAAAAAGAAAACTCCTACGCAGTAAGTATGGGGAGTACGCTTGGCGGATCACAGCACGTTTCCTGAAAGACACCCAAAAGGGCTTCTTGTTTTGGGCTAAGTAGCCTTGTGTCCTGCAGAAGGTGACCCTGCCAAAGCGCGGGCTGCGTTGCATGGGATTGTTCCCTGTTTTCATGTTTTGATTGAGGAGATAAATGGTTTTTCAACTGCGATTTTGTACTTCGAAGTCAAGAAAAATCTACGGAATCAACCAAA is a window encoding:
- a CDS encoding isoprenylcysteine carboxylmethyltransferase family protein, with the translated sequence MTRLKDVALYVIVTALVAVFMYYFTFTSFGYGNWLFVVLNIIFFSLFFLLTQYRKKMTRLPNSVYVAFIVALFAEMYGLPLTMYFFMGVFGLGDIYSLEFLLTGIMGQEMFYTVFHYYIFPLSKIVMGIGILLVIFGWKQIYEAKGNHLVTTGLYAYTRNPQYIGFLLITLGLNIQWLTIITFLLWPALVLLYYRLAKTEEKEIEAKFGDEFRKYKQEVPRFLPRIPKKKTPTQ